From a region of the Microcoleus sp. AS-A8 genome:
- a CDS encoding ATP-dependent Clp protease ATP-binding subunit produces the protein MFERFTDRAIKAIMLAQEEARRLGHNLVGTEQILLGLLGEGTGIAAIVLNNFGITLESARAEVENLIGRGYRAVPAELPFTPKAKRIFDQSFKEARQLGHNYIGTEHLLLAITQDEEGVAAKVIENLDVELGDVRMAVIKAMGEVAAAAKARAQGSSLFGETPTKKAKLEEFGRNLTQLALEGKLDPVVGRAKEIERVIQILGRRTKNNPVLIGEPGVGKTAIAEGLAQRIVDNHVPDLLEDKQVFTLDMGSLLSGTRYRGDFEERLKQIMEEVRQSGNIILVIDEIHTLVGAGSTEGGMDAANLLKPALARGELQCLGATTLDEYRKHIERDAALERRFQPVMVGEPSVEDTIEILYGLREAYEQFHKVKISNQALEAAAKLSERYIQDRFLPDKAIDLIDEAGSRIHLMHSGPSPAAKELKQELHRITQKKEEAVKAQNFDKASQMRDQELDIEAQLHALMANQKDAVIIPTVTEEDIAQIVASWTGIPVNKLTESESALLLHLEDTLHQRLVGQEEAVVAVSRAIRRARVGLKNPNRPIASFIFSGPTGVGKTELAKALAAYFFGSEEAMIRLDMSEFMESHTVSKLIGSPPGYVGYDEGGQLTEAVRRKPYTVLLFDEIEKAHPDVFNMLLQLLDDGRLTDAQGRTVDFKNTLIIMTSNVGSKVIEKGGSSFGFESSGNEAESRYLRIRDKVNEDLKGYFRPEFLNRLDEIIVFRQLTRDEVKQIADLMLRDISIRLLEQGIALEVTERFKDRLVSEGYDPSYGARPLRRAIMRLLEDSLAEAMLSGQVQEGDTAVIDVDENGQVKVLQSQPQELLLQGVG, from the coding sequence ATGTTTGAACGTTTCACAGATAGAGCCATCAAAGCTATTATGCTCGCCCAGGAAGAAGCGCGTCGCCTGGGACACAACCTCGTGGGAACCGAGCAAATTCTCTTGGGGTTGCTGGGTGAAGGCACAGGTATAGCCGCTATCGTACTCAATAATTTTGGCATTACCCTGGAATCGGCACGGGCAGAGGTCGAAAATCTAATTGGTCGCGGGTATCGAGCTGTTCCGGCAGAGCTTCCCTTTACCCCTAAAGCCAAGCGCATTTTCGATCAATCGTTCAAAGAGGCTCGTCAACTCGGACATAACTATATCGGTACGGAACATTTGTTGTTGGCCATCACCCAGGACGAAGAGGGTGTTGCTGCCAAAGTGATTGAAAACCTAGATGTTGAGTTAGGTGATGTTCGTATGGCAGTGATTAAAGCGATGGGAGAAGTCGCTGCTGCTGCTAAAGCGAGAGCTCAAGGGTCTTCGTTGTTTGGAGAAACGCCAACTAAGAAGGCGAAATTGGAAGAATTTGGCCGGAATTTGACTCAGCTAGCCTTAGAAGGCAAGCTTGACCCGGTTGTGGGTCGTGCGAAGGAAATTGAACGGGTGATTCAGATTCTCGGTCGTCGCACCAAGAATAACCCAGTGTTGATTGGGGAACCGGGAGTTGGCAAAACTGCGATCGCAGAAGGTCTGGCTCAACGTATTGTGGATAATCATGTCCCCGACCTGTTGGAAGATAAGCAAGTTTTCACCTTGGATATGGGTTCGCTGCTCTCCGGCACTCGCTATCGAGGAGACTTTGAGGAACGCCTCAAGCAAATTATGGAGGAAGTGCGTCAATCTGGGAATATTATCTTAGTCATTGACGAAATTCACACCTTGGTTGGTGCAGGGTCAACCGAAGGCGGGATGGATGCAGCGAATCTCCTCAAACCCGCTCTCGCACGAGGCGAATTGCAGTGCTTAGGAGCAACGACTCTGGACGAATATCGTAAGCACATTGAACGGGACGCGGCTTTAGAACGCCGTTTCCAACCCGTGATGGTGGGAGAACCGTCCGTCGAGGACACCATTGAGATTCTGTACGGTCTGCGCGAAGCTTACGAGCAGTTCCACAAGGTTAAAATTTCTAATCAAGCGCTGGAAGCGGCGGCTAAACTCTCTGAGCGCTATATCCAAGACCGCTTCTTGCCGGATAAGGCGATTGACCTGATTGATGAAGCGGGAAGCCGTATCCATTTAATGCATTCTGGGCCATCTCCTGCGGCAAAAGAACTGAAGCAGGAACTGCATCGGATTACCCAGAAAAAGGAAGAAGCGGTTAAGGCTCAGAATTTTGACAAAGCCTCACAAATGCGCGATCAAGAGTTAGACATTGAAGCTCAACTCCATGCGCTGATGGCAAACCAAAAGGACGCTGTCATCATTCCTACGGTAACAGAGGAAGACATCGCCCAAATTGTCGCCTCTTGGACTGGCATACCCGTCAACAAGCTCACTGAATCGGAATCAGCGCTGTTATTGCACCTGGAAGACACCCTACATCAGCGCCTAGTGGGTCAAGAGGAAGCTGTTGTGGCGGTTTCCCGTGCAATTCGCCGAGCCAGAGTTGGATTAAAGAATCCCAATCGACCGATCGCCAGTTTTATCTTCTCTGGCCCCACCGGTGTTGGCAAGACTGAACTCGCCAAAGCGCTAGCCGCTTACTTCTTCGGTTCAGAAGAAGCGATGATTCGGCTGGATATGTCGGAATTCATGGAATCCCACACCGTCTCCAAGCTGATTGGTTCTCCTCCGGGATATGTCGGGTATGACGAAGGCGGTCAACTCACGGAAGCGGTTCGACGCAAGCCTTATACGGTGTTGCTGTTCGACGAAATCGAAAAAGCTCACCCGGATGTCTTCAACATGTTGTTGCAATTGTTGGATGATGGTCGCTTGACCGATGCTCAAGGTCGCACGGTGGACTTTAAAAACACTTTGATTATCATGACCTCTAACGTCGGGTCGAAGGTGATTGAAAAAGGTGGTAGTAGCTTCGGTTTTGAATCCTCCGGCAATGAAGCAGAGTCTCGATACCTCCGCATCCGGGATAAGGTGAATGAAGACCTGAAAGGTTACTTCCGTCCTGAGTTCCTCAATCGCCTGGATGAGATTATTGTCTTCCGTCAGTTGACCAGGGATGAGGTGAAGCAAATCGCTGACCTTATGCTGCGGGATATCTCCATACGCCTGCTTGAGCAAGGTATCGCGCTGGAAGTCACGGAACGCTTCAAAGACCGCTTGGTGAGTGAAGGTTACGACCCTAGCTATGGTGCCAGACCGTTACGTCGAGCCATTATGCGCCTGTTGGAAGATAGCCTAGCTGAGGCGATGCTATCGGGTCAGGTGCAGGAGGGCGATACGGCTGTTATTGATGTCGATGAGAATGGTCAGGTGAAAGTATTACAAAGTCAGCCACAAGAGTTGTTGCTCCAAGGCGTTGGTTAA
- the ftsE gene encoding cell division ATP-binding protein FtsE: MTTVLGHPSNSPTQHNVAANATTSPNPVMVKLQGVTKTYPNGSLGVFDLSLEVKRGDFLLITGPSGAGKSTLLKLLYGAEQPNSGEVIVDDLNVGKLRGDRLSLLRRRIGVVFQDYKLIPTRTVSENIAFVLWAQGYTRKEIQRRLPPTLKVVGLQHKANCFPDELSGGEQQRVSLARAIVGTPPVLLADEPTGNLDPDNSRQVLNILKKLNGMGATVIVTTHDEQLVQMSKQPVLQLREGRLYRSF; encoded by the coding sequence ATGACGACCGTCTTGGGTCACCCCAGTAATAGCCCAACTCAGCACAATGTGGCTGCCAACGCCACAACCAGCCCAAATCCTGTAATGGTGAAGTTACAAGGAGTGACAAAAACTTACCCTAATGGCAGCTTAGGAGTGTTTGACCTCAGTTTAGAGGTGAAGCGAGGAGACTTTTTATTGATTACTGGCCCTTCGGGTGCGGGGAAATCAACATTGCTGAAGCTGCTTTATGGTGCGGAACAGCCTAATTCTGGGGAGGTAATCGTCGATGATTTGAATGTGGGGAAGTTAAGGGGCGATCGCTTATCGTTGCTGCGTCGTCGCATCGGTGTTGTGTTTCAAGACTATAAACTGATTCCGACACGCACTGTGTCAGAAAATATCGCCTTTGTCCTCTGGGCACAAGGCTACACCCGCAAGGAAATTCAGCGCCGTTTACCGCCAACCTTGAAGGTTGTAGGTTTGCAACACAAAGCGAACTGTTTTCCAGATGAACTCTCAGGGGGAGAGCAACAACGCGTGAGTTTGGCACGTGCGATCGTGGGGACACCTCCTGTATTGCTGGCGGATGAACCAACGGGTAACCTCGATCCCGATAATTCTCGGCAGGTATTAAATATTCTCAAGAAACTGAATGGGATGGGTGCGACGGTGATTGTAACTACTCATGATGAGCAATTGGTGCAGATGTCAAAACAGCCAGTTTTGCAGTTGCGAGAAGGGCGTTTGTATCGAAGTTTTTAA
- a CDS encoding ABC transporter ATP-binding protein, which yields MTDNVLDVRNLKVEFHTDEKRVLAVDGIDFKLKRGQTLGIVGESGSGKSVTSLAVMGLVPSPGKITAGEIYFRPSDDGADAVNLLALNDERKRLYRGGKISMIFQEPMTSLNPVYTCGFQLVEAIRQHQNISEPEARRQAIARLQEVKLIPGDEELKKQYLEELLQQNPGQPIPGDKEIYRHINQQKQAILERYPHELSGGQLQRVMIAMAISCNPDVLIADEPTTALDVTVQATILDLLRELRDNRGMSILFITHDLGVIAEIADSVAVMYQGKIVDRGEVWEIFSNPQHPYTKGLLACRPRLERRMRYLPTVSDFMEVVTTPSGELEIREKPVDAKLIAGEEDRGDSASNLSASQHHSVSVSSSSQVPLVAVRDLQVGFPVRGMFGKAKRYIMAVNGISFEVYPGETLGLVGESGCGKSTLARTLLRLIEPISGEMEFEGRDITTLKGNRLRQLRREMQIVFQNPFSSLDPRMKIGETVMEPLVIHEAGGNKKTRRDRAAYLLQRVGLNPDLMNRYPHEFSGGQRQRVCIARALALNPKFIICDESVSALDVSVQAQVLNLLKELQGEFGLTYIFISHDLSVVKFMSDRIMVMNRGKIEEIGAAETIYREPTKDYTRQLIASIPTGTLERIQQQQEKRQVSELSGFRDPWSSN from the coding sequence ATGACTGACAATGTTCTTGATGTCCGCAATTTGAAAGTAGAGTTTCACACCGATGAAAAGCGGGTCTTGGCGGTTGACGGAATTGACTTCAAACTGAAGCGAGGCCAAACACTGGGAATTGTCGGCGAATCAGGGTCTGGTAAATCGGTCACCTCCCTCGCTGTCATGGGTTTGGTGCCGAGTCCAGGCAAGATTACGGCGGGAGAAATTTATTTCCGTCCCTCGGATGATGGGGCAGATGCGGTGAATTTGCTGGCATTGAATGACGAGCGCAAGCGTCTCTACCGAGGTGGGAAAATTTCCATGATTTTTCAGGAACCGATGACTTCCCTCAACCCGGTTTATACCTGTGGATTTCAGCTTGTAGAAGCCATTCGACAACACCAAAATATTTCTGAGCCAGAAGCGCGGCGTCAGGCAATCGCTCGTCTTCAGGAGGTCAAGCTCATCCCTGGCGATGAAGAATTAAAGAAGCAGTATCTAGAAGAGTTGCTTCAGCAAAATCCTGGTCAACCCATACCAGGAGATAAGGAAATTTACCGACACATCAATCAGCAAAAACAGGCCATCCTAGAGCGCTATCCTCACGAGCTTTCTGGGGGTCAGTTGCAACGGGTGATGATTGCCATGGCAATTTCTTGTAACCCGGATGTGTTAATTGCTGATGAACCGACTACCGCGCTGGATGTGACCGTGCAGGCAACGATTCTCGATTTACTCAGGGAGTTGCGGGATAATCGGGGCATGTCGATACTGTTTATCACTCACGACTTGGGGGTGATTGCAGAAATTGCCGACTCTGTGGCGGTGATGTATCAAGGAAAAATTGTGGATAGAGGGGAGGTCTGGGAAATTTTCTCGAACCCGCAGCATCCTTATACCAAGGGTCTGTTAGCTTGTCGTCCTCGCCTAGAGCGGCGTATGCGATACTTACCTACCGTTTCTGATTTCATGGAGGTTGTGACGACGCCGAGTGGGGAACTGGAGATTCGAGAGAAACCGGTTGATGCTAAGCTCATCGCTGGGGAAGAGGACAGGGGGGATTCTGCCAGCAACCTCTCCGCGTCACAGCATCACTCTGTCTCTGTATCCTCTTCTTCCCAAGTTCCGCTGGTTGCTGTTCGTGACCTTCAGGTGGGCTTTCCAGTGCGGGGAATGTTTGGCAAAGCTAAACGCTACATTATGGCGGTGAATGGCATCTCATTTGAGGTTTATCCAGGGGAAACATTAGGGTTAGTCGGAGAATCGGGTTGCGGCAAATCCACTTTGGCTCGGACGTTACTGCGTTTAATTGAGCCGATAAGTGGTGAGATGGAGTTTGAAGGCCGAGATATTACCACTCTCAAAGGCAACCGCTTACGCCAATTGCGGCGAGAGATGCAAATTGTGTTCCAAAATCCCTTTAGCTCTCTTGACCCCCGGATGAAGATTGGGGAGACGGTGATGGAGCCATTGGTAATTCATGAGGCGGGAGGCAACAAAAAAACACGGCGCGATCGCGCGGCTTATCTGTTGCAGCGTGTGGGTTTAAATCCAGACTTGATGAATCGCTATCCTCACGAGTTTTCTGGAGGTCAACGGCAACGGGTGTGTATTGCTAGAGCACTGGCACTTAATCCTAAGTTTATTATCTGCGATGAATCGGTTTCTGCTTTGGATGTTTCGGTGCAGGCGCAAGTACTCAATCTCCTGAAAGAATTGCAGGGTGAGTTTGGTCTAACCTACATCTTTATTTCCCATGACTTGAGCGTGGTGAAATTCATGAGCGATCGCATCATGGTGATGAACCGAGGCAAAATTGAAGAGATTGGCGCTGCGGAGACAATTTACCGCGAACCAACGAAGGACTATACTCGTCAGTTGATTGCTTCGATTCCTACAGGTACCCTGGAACGGATTCAGCAACAGCAAGAAAAGCGGCAAGTTTCAGAGTTGTCGGGATTCAGAGATCCGTGGTCTTCTAATTAG
- a CDS encoding DUF262 domain-containing HNH endonuclease family protein: MKASETKLRELLEGGKQFQIPLFQRPYSWSKKEWKALWEDIMEIYHDNEDNHFLGPIVTQAVPGTPDGISPFLLIDGQQRLTTLSLLLAALREHLKEQDSESAAELQELYLINRYKKGDAHYKILPTQADQEVYQKVVEGQINGSTSLIYETFKFFGNQLKNGDIEEDNSPIDLAKFKNVVLEKLTLVSITLDDRDNPYIIFESLNHRGAPLTQADLVRNYFFMRLTNKEQRVEVYDDIWFPLQQQFKDNAGEDKYLKELTRAFWCYLRKEGVAVNQNNIYQTLKSRLDKKSTDEVLADLKEFSQFSTYYIRICFPNKEPHSNLRRLFERLKGLDFSNCHPFLLNLYRDYAENKLSLNQFEQALRYVESFFVRRLFAGLTTRWMDKIFNNLYQDVKKRLKEYNSSDFISALREQLSTWPSTSKAQVWPDDNWFRQSIIENPVTGSRVKLFLESLEKPLTKFQVKADNLTLEHIMPQTLTKEWKALLGTNAEEVHKRWLHTLGNLTLTPYNSEMSNNPFSDKLSYLRTSALTLDNQYFKNVETWNAEEIQRRGEYLADIALKVWPR, translated from the coding sequence GTGAAGGCATCGGAAACCAAGCTCCGTGAATTGCTGGAAGGCGGTAAGCAGTTCCAAATTCCGCTCTTTCAAAGACCTTACTCATGGTCAAAGAAGGAATGGAAGGCTCTCTGGGAAGACATCATGGAGATATACCACGACAATGAAGACAACCACTTCTTGGGACCAATTGTGACTCAGGCAGTACCGGGTACACCAGATGGCATTTCTCCATTTCTTCTTATTGATGGGCAGCAACGCCTCACCACACTTTCCTTGCTTCTGGCTGCGCTACGAGAACACTTGAAAGAACAGGATTCTGAATCGGCGGCAGAATTACAAGAGCTGTATTTAATTAATAGATATAAGAAAGGTGATGCCCATTATAAAATTTTACCTACTCAGGCTGACCAAGAAGTCTATCAGAAAGTTGTTGAAGGGCAAATCAATGGAAGCACAAGCCTAATATATGAAACCTTTAAGTTTTTTGGAAATCAACTAAAAAATGGTGACATAGAGGAAGATAACTCCCCTATCGACCTAGCCAAATTTAAAAATGTGGTTTTGGAGAAGCTAACATTAGTCAGCATAACGTTGGACGACAGAGACAATCCCTATATTATTTTCGAGAGTTTAAATCATAGAGGAGCACCATTAACTCAAGCAGATTTGGTTCGTAACTACTTTTTTATGCGACTCACTAACAAAGAACAGAGGGTCGAAGTTTATGATGATATATGGTTTCCCTTACAACAGCAGTTCAAAGATAATGCAGGTGAGGATAAATACTTAAAAGAACTCACTAGAGCATTTTGGTGTTACCTCCGTAAGGAAGGAGTTGCAGTAAACCAAAACAATATTTACCAAACACTAAAATCACGTCTCGATAAAAAATCAACAGATGAAGTTCTAGCCGATCTAAAAGAATTTTCTCAATTTTCTACGTACTACATACGTATTTGTTTTCCTAATAAAGAGCCACACTCTAATTTACGGCGTTTGTTTGAACGTTTGAAAGGTTTAGACTTCAGTAATTGCCATCCATTTTTGCTAAATCTTTATAGAGATTATGCAGAAAATAAACTCTCTTTAAATCAATTTGAGCAAGCTCTGCGTTATGTAGAGTCTTTTTTTGTACGTCGCTTGTTTGCAGGTTTGACAACTAGATGGATGGACAAAATTTTTAACAACTTGTATCAAGATGTCAAGAAGCGACTGAAAGAATATAACTCTAGTGATTTTATAAGTGCATTGCGAGAGCAACTAAGTACTTGGCCAAGCACTAGCAAAGCTCAAGTGTGGCCTGACGATAACTGGTTTCGCCAAAGCATTATTGAAAATCCCGTGACTGGCAGCAGAGTCAAACTTTTTTTAGAGAGTCTGGAGAAACCCCTAACTAAGTTTCAGGTGAAAGCCGATAATCTCACTCTCGAACATATTATGCCTCAGACATTGACTAAGGAGTGGAAAGCCCTCCTGGGAACCAATGCAGAGGAAGTACACAAGCGTTGGCTTCACACATTAGGTAACTTAACTCTCACTCCCTATAACTCTGAGATGTCTAACAATCCTTTTAGTGATAAATTATCATACCTGCGAACTAGCGCCCTTACCTTGGACAATCAGTACTTTAAAAATGTGGAGACATGGAACGCAGAGGAGATTCAACGCCGTGGTGAGTATTTAGCTGACATTGCCCTTAAAGTTTGGCCTCGATAG
- a CDS encoding WecB/TagA/CpsF family glycosyltransferase has product MVEAPKQFSVLGLPVHLLDDYDHWLGTRLHQRLGNHVVTLNAEMAIQAEHNDVLAGIIRKADLVIPDGSGVILYLWLQGQRGRRCPGIELAESVLRQAGELGKSCPVVFYGGSPGVAQKGAKIWQDKLPELTITGIEHGYLSPEEEQKFKQTLKDQQPGLILVGLGVPRQELWIAQNRHLCPQATWIGVGGSFDIWAGIKTRAPVWLRENHLEWLYRLYQEPWRWRRMMALPQFALKAIGQRLA; this is encoded by the coding sequence ATGGTTGAGGCACCCAAACAATTTTCCGTGCTGGGTCTACCTGTTCACCTGTTAGATGACTATGACCACTGGCTAGGGACTCGTCTACACCAGAGGCTTGGCAATCATGTGGTGACCCTGAATGCAGAAATGGCAATACAGGCAGAACACAATGATGTTCTCGCTGGAATTATCCGAAAAGCAGACCTGGTGATTCCTGATGGTTCTGGGGTCATTCTTTACTTATGGCTTCAGGGTCAACGAGGGCGACGCTGTCCGGGAATTGAACTGGCTGAGTCTGTACTGCGGCAGGCTGGGGAATTAGGCAAGTCTTGCCCAGTTGTTTTCTACGGGGGTTCTCCTGGCGTTGCTCAAAAGGGCGCGAAGATTTGGCAAGACAAGCTTCCAGAACTGACGATCACAGGAATTGAACACGGTTACCTGTCACCCGAAGAAGAGCAGAAATTCAAGCAAACGCTCAAAGATCAGCAACCTGGTTTGATTTTGGTTGGCTTGGGTGTTCCTCGCCAAGAGTTGTGGATTGCCCAAAATCGCCACCTGTGCCCTCAAGCGACTTGGATTGGGGTCGGGGGTAGTTTTGATATTTGGGCGGGTATTAAAACTCGTGCGCCTGTCTGGTTGCGTGAGAATCACTTGGAATGGTTGTATCGGCTGTATCAAGAACCTTGGCGTTGGCGGCGAATGATGGCTTTGCCCCAATTTGCCCTGAAAGCGATTGGTCAACGCTTGGCTTGA
- a CDS encoding CPXCG motif-containing cysteine-rich protein: protein MQNTAEYICAYCGEPNLTFVDLSAGGQQSYVEDCQVCCRPNILYVRIDEDTLDIEIDSEYEG from the coding sequence ATGCAAAATACAGCTGAATACATTTGCGCCTACTGTGGCGAACCGAATTTAACTTTTGTTGATCTGAGTGCGGGTGGACAGCAGTCCTATGTTGAGGATTGTCAGGTTTGTTGCCGTCCGAATATTTTGTATGTGCGGATTGATGAAGACACTCTCGATATAGAAATTGATAGTGAATATGAAGGTTGA
- a CDS encoding DUF86 domain-containing protein has protein sequence MIRYTQGMTFEDFLTDERTFDAVMRNLQIIGEAAKNVPPEVRSRYPEIEWRKISGLRDVLAHAYFSLENETLWDIVQNKVPPLLVQVQHILEMDFGNE, from the coding sequence GTGATACGCTACACCCAAGGCATGACTTTTGAGGATTTCTTGACGGATGAGCGCACCTTTGATGCCGTAATGCGGAACCTGCAAATCATTGGAGAAGCTGCCAAAAATGTACCCCCAGAAGTTCGCAGTCGCTACCCAGAGATTGAGTGGCGAAAAATCTCTGGACTACGTGATGTCCTGGCTCACGCCTACTTTAGCCTGGAAAACGAAACCCTCTGGGATATCGTGCAAAACAAAGTACCGCCCTTGCTCGTACAGGTGCAGCACATACTAGAGATGGACTTTGGCAATGAATAA
- a CDS encoding secondary thiamine-phosphate synthase enzyme YjbQ: MVHQEQINLSTNRHGDMHDITDKVNSIVKKSGIKTGMAHVFNIGSTASIGTIEFEPGLQQDLPEILNKLIPPSREYGHEQMWHDGNGHSHLQATWLGPSLTVPVKNGKLELGTWQQIFHLECDIKPRQRDIVVTIYGE; the protein is encoded by the coding sequence ATGGTTCATCAGGAGCAAATTAATCTTTCCACAAATCGTCATGGGGACATGCATGACATTACTGACAAGGTCAATTCTATTGTCAAGAAATCAGGCATTAAAACAGGGATGGCTCACGTCTTTAATATTGGTAGTACGGCATCTATTGGTACTATCGAGTTTGAGCCAGGACTGCAACAGGACTTACCGGAAATCTTAAATAAGCTGATTCCACCGAGTCGAGAATACGGACATGAGCAGATGTGGCACGATGGTAACGGACACTCTCACCTGCAAGCGACTTGGTTGGGGCCTTCGCTAACTGTACCTGTGAAGAATGGCAAGCTAGAGTTAGGAACTTGGCAACAAATTTTTCACTTGGAATGTGATATTAAGCCACGTCAACGAGATATTGTTGTGACGATTTATGGGGAATAG
- a CDS encoding nucleotidyltransferase family protein, whose amino-acid sequence MQRNEVLAILAQHQDSLKSFGVKSLAIFGSVARDEARPDSDVDILVEFEGLVTFDRYMDLKFYLEDHLGTSVDLVSRCTLKPQIRPSVEQEAIPVT is encoded by the coding sequence ATGCAGCGAAATGAGGTACTGGCAATTCTGGCACAACATCAAGACTCACTAAAAAGCTTTGGTGTCAAATCACTAGCAATTTTTGGTTCAGTAGCACGGGATGAAGCTAGACCAGACAGCGATGTGGATATATTAGTCGAGTTCGAGGGATTAGTTACCTTTGACCGCTACATGGACTTGAAATTCTATCTAGAAGACCACTTGGGAACATCGGTAGACTTGGTGAGCAGGTGTACACTCAAGCCACAGATTCGACCTTCTGTAGAACAGGAGGCTATCCCTGTCACGTAG
- a CDS encoding DoxX family protein, with the protein MNYIPLAARICLSLIFLHSGIGKIFAFADTQQMMAARGLPLPALLLMGNIVFQILGGISLLLGYKVRWGVILLILFLVPTTFVFHNFLADPKEMTNFLKNLGLIGGLLMVYYAGAGAVSLDARTDLSNPNRQSSQL; encoded by the coding sequence ATGAATTACATTCCACTTGCCGCCCGGATTTGTCTGTCTTTAATCTTCCTGCACTCTGGTATAGGCAAAATCTTCGCCTTTGCTGACACCCAGCAGATGATGGCGGCTAGAGGTTTACCGCTGCCTGCTTTGTTGCTCATGGGCAATATTGTTTTTCAAATATTAGGTGGTATATCCCTACTACTCGGTTACAAAGTCCGTTGGGGAGTGATTTTGTTAATCCTGTTCTTGGTTCCTACTACCTTCGTGTTTCATAACTTTTTGGCTGATCCAAAGGAGATGACCAATTTTCTGAAAAATTTAGGACTGATTGGTGGATTACTGATGGTATACTACGCTGGAGCTGGTGCCGTTAGTTTGGATGCACGCACTGATTTGTCTAACCCGAATCGACAATCTTCTCAACTGTAA
- a CDS encoding NAD(P)/FAD-dependent oxidoreductase codes for MTVSGSPRVVIVGAGFGGLKAARLLARSGVEILLIDRNNYHTFIPLLYQVAVAELEPEQIAYPVRRILRRIPNARFVMAEVKQIDFAGQVVETDDSAISYDFLILATGSKSQYLGVPGAREYTLSMKTLEEAVALRNHIFSCFEQAVREKDPTQRQQLLTFVIVGGGPTGVELAGALIELIHGPLVKDYPTLDLQQVRVILLQSGDRLLAEFPQRLGDYTQKQLRTRGVKVHLQAKVSQVTPKTVHLQDGTVILAETMIWTAGVEASPPPPTGELFPSAKGKVAVLPTLQLPNQPQVYAIGDVADVQYKGQHLPAVAPAAIQQGESVANNIKRQLRGLSPQPFRYKDKGRAAIIARNAGVAQTDKLTLMGFPGWFLWLGIHIYFLPGLRNSLLVIMSWVCDYLLGDRFVRLILPKPTLGVSQSSPFAAIDEISLDRNRT; via the coding sequence ATGACGGTGTCCGGAAGCCCTCGCGTCGTCATTGTCGGAGCTGGTTTTGGTGGCTTAAAGGCAGCGCGGTTGCTGGCTCGTTCTGGAGTCGAAATCCTGCTGATTGACCGCAACAACTACCATACCTTTATTCCTCTGCTCTATCAGGTAGCCGTAGCGGAACTGGAACCGGAACAAATTGCCTACCCGGTACGCCGAATATTGCGGCGGATACCGAATGCTCGTTTCGTGATGGCTGAGGTGAAGCAAATTGATTTTGCAGGTCAAGTTGTGGAAACCGACGACTCTGCAATTTCTTACGACTTCTTGATTCTGGCTACAGGAAGTAAATCCCAGTATCTCGGAGTACCGGGTGCGAGAGAGTACACCTTGTCGATGAAAACTTTGGAAGAAGCCGTAGCGTTACGCAACCACATTTTCTCCTGCTTCGAGCAAGCCGTAAGGGAAAAAGATCCAACGCAACGCCAGCAGCTTCTCACGTTTGTAATTGTGGGGGGTGGCCCAACGGGCGTAGAATTAGCGGGTGCCTTAATTGAGCTGATTCATGGCCCTCTGGTCAAAGATTATCCAACACTAGATTTGCAGCAGGTGCGCGTGATACTTTTGCAATCAGGCGATCGCTTACTCGCCGAGTTCCCCCAGCGCCTGGGGGACTATACGCAAAAGCAGCTACGAACCAGAGGGGTTAAAGTTCACCTACAGGCCAAAGTTAGCCAAGTTACTCCCAAGACGGTACATCTCCAAGATGGTACGGTTATCTTGGCGGAGACGATGATCTGGACAGCCGGTGTAGAGGCGTCTCCACCCCCTCCCACTGGGGAACTGTTCCCATCTGCCAAGGGGAAAGTTGCCGTTCTCCCAACTCTTCAGTTGCCAAATCAGCCACAGGTGTATGCGATCGGTGATGTGGCTGATGTACAGTACAAGGGACAACATCTGCCAGCCGTCGCCCCTGCCGCTATCCAACAAGGGGAATCTGTTGCAAATAATATCAAGCGGCAGTTGCGGGGACTATCCCCTCAACCCTTTCGCTACAAGGACAAAGGTCGGGCGGCAATTATTGCACGCAATGCAGGTGTCGCGCAAACTGATAAGCTGACCTTAATGGGCTTTCCTGGCTGGTTTCTCTGGCTAGGTATCCATATCTATTTTCTCCCTGGCTTACGCAACAGCCTGCTAGTGATCATGAGTTGGGTTTGTGATTACCTATTGGGCGATCGCTTTGTACGCTTAATTCTTCCCAAACCGACATTAGGGGTGTCTCAATCTTCACCCTTTGCTGCTATCGATGAAATCAGCCTGGATCGAAACCGAACATAA